The nucleotide sequence GACTAGACCGCTAGACGTCGAGCTCCTGCGCTTCCTCGGCCCGCTCCATGATGAAGCGGAATCGTGCTGACGCATCGCGGCCCATGAGCTCGTTGATGACACGATCCGTGAGGAT is from Luteitalea sp. and encodes:
- a CDS encoding DNA topoisomerase IV subunit B yields the protein ITRFKGLGEMMPKVLWETTLNPKSRRLLRVEIADEILTDRVINELMGRDASARFRFIMERAEEAQELDV